In the Sarcophilus harrisii chromosome 3, mSarHar1.11, whole genome shotgun sequence genome, one interval contains:
- the POU2F3 gene encoding POU domain, class 2, transcription factor 3 isoform X4 gives MMSGNQMPGDMASLHPLQQLVLVPSHLQSVSQFLLSQSQSGQQGLQSNLLQFPQQQNSFLLPQTGPGLASQAVGRPGLPGSSLDSHLDVSQHIQVNKHLPNSGGPDEPSDLEELEKFAKTFKQRRIKLGFTQGDVGLAMGKLYGNDFSQTTISRFEALNLSFKNMCKLKPLLEKWLNDAESSPSDSTVSTPSSYPSLSEVFGRKRKKRTSIETNIRLTLEKRFQDNPKPSSEEISLIAEQLSMEKEVVRVWFCNRRQKEKRINCPMTTPMKSPIYSSRLVSTAGSLGPLSVTPVHSTMPGAVTSSCSPGNNSRPSSPSSGLHAGSPTVSQTHSKTSVNSSFNSSGSWYRWNQPTYLH, from the exons ATGATGTCAGGAAACCAGATGCCTGGG GACATGgcttctctccaccctctccagCAACTTGTACTGGTTCCCAGCCATTTGCAATCTGTGTCACAGTTTCTGCTGTCTCAGTCTCAGTCTGGGCAACAAG gTTTACAATCAAATCTtctccaatttcctcagcaacAAAACAGCTTCCTCCTCCCACAGACTGGACCTGGCCTAGCATCTCAG GCAGTTGGTCGCCCTGGGCTTCCGGGATCATCTTTAGACTCCCACCTGGATGTGTCACAACATATTCAAGTTAACAAACATTTGCCCAACTCTGGAGGACCAGATGAACCCAGTGACTTGGAGGAATTAGAAAAGTTTGCCAAGACCTTTAAGCAGAGGCGTATCAAGCTCGGCTTCACTCAG GGTGATGTAGGGCTGGCCATGGGGAAGCTGTATGGCAATGACTTCAGTCAGACCACGATTTCCCGATTCGAAGCCCTCAATCTGAGCTTTAAGAACATGTGCAAACTCAAACCGCTCCTGGAAAAGTGGCTCAATGATGCAG AGTCCTCTCCTTCAGACTCCACAGTGAGCACCCCCAGCTCTTATCCCTCCCTCAGTGAGGTTTTTGGtcggaaaaggaagaagaggaccAGCATCGAGACTAATATCCGCCTAACTCTGGAAAAGAGATTTCAAGAT AACCCCAAGCCTAGCTCTGAGGAGATCTCCTTAATTGCTGAGCAACTCTCCATGGAGAAAGAGGTGGTTCGGGTCTGGTTCTGCAACCGACgccagaaagaaaagagaatcaacTGCCCCATGACCACACCCATGAAGTCGCCCATCTACAGCTCGAGGCTG GTCTCTACTGCAGGATCTCTTGGTCCCCTCTCTGTCACTCCTGTTCACAGCACCATGCCTGGAGCAG TAACATCATCCTGTTCCCCGGGGAACAACAGCAGACCTTCATCCCCTAGCTCAGGACTCCATGCCGGCAGCCCCACTGTATCTCAGACACACTCAAAAACATCAGTGAATTCCAGTTTTAACTCCTCTGG ATCTTGGTACCGATGGAATCAACCCACCTACCTCCATTGA